The following coding sequences are from one Manis pentadactyla isolate mManPen7 chromosome 13, mManPen7.hap1, whole genome shotgun sequence window:
- the LOC118921014 gene encoding swi5-dependent recombination DNA repair protein 1 homolog has translation MESPSDSAVILPSTPQACDSLPSPCTRSSRKQPMSATLRERLRKTRSSFNSCSSVVKRLKVENEENKTFSEKPSLTEENCLEFRESIKHIDNESEENTYLKNTFKSINVCESKSCDTGSCSDLQDDFVNENLPKKELNEGKEKLVKQIQEKEDVLRRLKLVKMYRSKNDLSQLQLLIRKWRSCSQLLLYELQSVISEENKKLILTQLIDQYGLYDKLLHLNRSEEEFIGV, from the coding sequence ATGGAAAGTCCATCTGACTCAGCTGTGATTTTACCTAGCACTCCACAGGCCTGCGACAGTCTACCATCTCCCTGTACACGTAGTTCAAGAAAACAACCTATGAGTGCAACACTTAGAGAACGACTAAGGAAAACTAGATCTTCATTTAATTCCTGTTCCAGTGTGGTAAAGCGGCTTAaagtagaaaatgaagaaaataagacctTTTCAGAAAAACCATCTTTAACAGAAGAAAACTGTTTGGAATTTCGAGAAAGTATTAAACATATAGACAATGAATctgaagaaaatacatatttaaaaaataccttcaagAGTATCAATGTATGTGAATCTAAGTCATGTGATACTGGGTCCTGCAGTGATCTCCAGGATGACTTTGTGAATGAGAATCTTcccaaaaaagaattaaatgaaggaaaagaaaaattggtGAAGCAGATTCAGGAGAAAGAAGATGTTCTCCGGAGGCTAAAACTAGTCAAAATGTACAGATCAAAGAATGACCTGTCTCAGTTACAGTTGTTAATAAGGAAGTGGAGAAGCTGTAGCCAGCTGTTGCTTTATGAGTTGCAGTCAGTTATATCTGAGGAGAACAAGAAACTCATCCTCACTCAGCTGATAGACCAGTATGGATTATATGATAAATTGCTACACTTAAACAGAAGTGAAGAAGAATTTATAGGTGtttaa